From the Streptococcus hyointestinalis genome, the window GCGACAAGGCAAAGCCAGATGACCTTAGATGTCACAAGTACCGTTACAAATGGCTACACTAGCCCTGCTCTGCCAGAAACCGTGACAGCGCTAGAACCTAAGCATATCGTGTTTGATAGCGCTGGTGGTAACTCCTCTCTAGCTAAAATCCAATTTCAAACGGCAGACAAGCTTGTCACCTATCAACTCTATCTAGGAAGTGGTAATTATAAAAAATCAGAAACTAGCCGCCTACATTCTCCTTGAGAGTCTTGTGGCACTGGCTATACTAGCCTGTATCACAAGTATCCTCCTAGGCGAATTTGACAGACAAAGAAAGATTTTGCAAGATAGTCAAGACAGACAGGAAGCTTTGCTGTTAGCGACAATGGCGATTAATGCAAAGAAAAAAGAGCTCCGCCTTAATGGAGTGTCTGTCTCAATCAAAGAGCACTCAGGAGGTGTCTTTGTTTATCACGAAAAAGAGGAGCTTCTCCATGCGCTTAAAGAGTAAACTCAAAGCCTTTACCCTGCTTGAGTGTTTGATAGCACTCTTAGTCATATCAGGTTCTGTCCTTGTCTATCAGGGGCTAACACGAACGCTCTCAAGTAATATCCACTATTTTTCTAGTAATCATCAAAGC encodes:
- the comGD gene encoding competence type IV pilus minor pilin ComGD, with amino-acid sequence MHKILKKRLPWQIKAFTLLESLVTLFVLSFLTLLLSGAVEKTFDSVKETLFWLQFEQIYRDTQKLSATRQSQMTLDVTSTVTNGYTSPALPETVTALEPKHIVFDSAGGNSSLAKIQFQTADKLVTYQLYLGSGNYKKSETSRLHSP
- the comGE gene encoding competence type IV pilus minor pilin ComGE, translating into MALAILACITSILLGEFDRQRKILQDSQDRQEALLLATMAINAKKKELRLNGVSVSIKEHSGGVFVYHEKEELLHALKE